From the genome of Treponema peruense:
GTACGGCAGCGGGAAAAACGATGCCTGTGAAGCAATGTTTATTATGCGGCTACCTTTTGCCATGTAGGGCAGGCAGACAAGTCCTGCTGCAACCGGCGCGCCCATGTTAAGGCTCATCATGTTAATGGACTGTTCCGCGCTTAAGTCTTTGTACGAACCGAATTTTCCGTAACCTGCGTTGTTTACAAGGTATGCCACGCGCGGCTTTTCTTTGGTGAGCATCTGTTCAAAAAGAGAAAACGAACTGCTTTCTGACAAATCTGCACTTACCGTACGTATTTTTGTTCCGAACTCTTCTTTAAGAAGATTAAGTTTTTCCTGATTGCGTGCAACAGCCCAGATTTCATCAATGCAGTCTTTTTTTAGAAGAAGCTTTACAAATTCTTTTCCAAAACCGCTGCTTGCCCCGGTAACAATTGCAATGTTTTTTTTGAGTCCTTCCATATTTCCCTCTGAATAAACTGTAAATAAATATTCCCCTAATGAAAATCTAATACAGCGCCTTTAGATTCTGTCTATCGATTAGAAAATAATTTATAGGAGATTTCTATGAAAATCAACATGAGAACAACAGCAGCTGTAGTTGCAGCTCTTACACTTGCAGTTTCTGCAGCTTCTGCAGAAGGATTTTCTGTTGCAGGAGACAT
Proteins encoded in this window:
- a CDS encoding SDR family NAD(P)-dependent oxidoreductase; its protein translation is MEGLKKNIAIVTGASSGFGKEFVKLLLKKDCIDEIWAVARNQEKLNLLKEEFGTKIRTVSADLSESSSFSLFEQMLTKEKPRVAYLVNNAGYGKFGSYKDLSAEQSINMMSLNMGAPVAAGLVCLPYMAKGSRIINIASQASFFPLPYMNIYSATKAFLRNYTRALNVELKGTGITATAVCPPWMKTNFFSRAQTGAAKTVTNFMGITDASKAAAKALRDADRGKDISVFGIFTKLTHFLSKIFSQKAAMKVWILLQRIK